The sequence CGATCGGCCTCGGGATACTGGTCAACTTTGTTAAACACCAGTAGCATCGGCTTGCTGGCCTGGCGCAGGGCTTGCAGGGCCTCATACTCCACTCGGGTAATGTCGCCCGCCACCACAAACAAGATTAAATCTACCTGCTCAGCAATGCGGCGGGCCAGGGCGGCCCGGTCTTCTCCGGCCACCTCGTCAAGGCCGGGGGTGTCGATCAGCTCAATGCGCGACTGCCCCAGGCCCTTGATCGAGGCCCGCAGCAGGTCGGGGATGTCCCCCGTGAGAGATTCTCGGCTCACCTCCCAGGCGCTGCCTTCGACTACCTGGGTTACCCCGTGGGTAGGGCCAGTGATAAACACCTCCTGCCCCATCAGCGCGTTGAGCAGCGACGACTTGCCCCGTCCCACCAGGCCAAAGGCGGCAATATGCACCACCGTATTCTCTAGCTTGTCGATCAGGCCCCTGAGGTTTTGCAGCGCTTCTTCAACCCCGGCCTGCTCGCGGGTGGTTAGGTTGAGCCGCTGTACCAGGCTGCCCAGGGCCTCCTGGGCGCGGCGGTAATTGTAGTCGTCTTGCAGGTCTTGAAACCCGATCACCAGGTCGCCCAGCTCTTGCTCGACCGCGTCCCAGGTGGCGGGGTCGGCGGCAGGCAGCGCCAGGGGGGCACCGTGCAAATGATCGACGAGCTGGCCTAATTCTGCCTCCACCTCTTCCCAGGAGGGAGACGTTGACGAGGGTAAAGGGACAATAGACTCTGGGTCGGGCATGGGTGAACGGGGGTTAAGGTATTCGGGATGACAACGGGCCGAGGGCAGCTGTCACCCCATAGTCTCTGGGCCAAGGGCTACTGGGCCAAGTAATGCTCTACCCGCTGGCGGGTCGCATCGATCGTTAGGCCCTGGCTCCAAAACTCCCACAGGGCGTGGCCAAAGGCCCAGGCCGCGCGATCGGGGGGATGGTTGTGCTCAAGCAGCAGGGGCCAGAGGGTCAGCAAGTCGAGCTGAGCATTGTCAGCATCGACCACCTTAAATAAATCGTAGGCCAGCTGAAGCTTACCGATCACCACAGGCAGTTGCTCAACCGGAATTTGCTCGGCTAGCAGGTAGGCCAGGGTGGGGGTACCCGTGGTGAGGGTGGCGAGAAATTGCAGCACCGGGCTTTTGAGAAAAGCGGCTAGCCCCTGGGTGGTGCTCATCTGGAGGCGGTAGCGATCGATCAGGCGGGCAGCGGCGTTGACCTTGGCCTCGCGATCGCGCAAAAACCGAGCCAACCGCAGCTCCTTAGCCGGGTCGATCAGCTCCCCTAGAGCCTCGGCCAGGGCCTGCCCGTTCCACCCAGGGCGCTGGGTCTCACTGTCGCGGGTAACCAGGGGCAGAATGCTCAGGCCGCCGCCGGTCACCCCTGGGTTACTGGCCAGCTTACCCAACTGGTCTTGCCGGTACTGAATGGCCTCGCGCATGGCGATCTCTTTAGGGCGATCGCCCCCCTGCCAGTCGTAGGGAGGCTGCCACTCGCGCAGGGGGCGCAGCCGATCGACCTGGGTAACCACCACAATGGTCGGTAAGTCGGGCACTTCTTGGCGCATATCGCTGAGCAAATCGGCATCCATTTGCAGGGCCGGGTCGAGGGCCGGGGTGACCAGCAGCAGCAGATCGGCCTGGCGCGCACAGTCCAAGAGTTGATCGCGGTAGTCAGCCCGATCGACCTGCTCATAACCTGGTGAATCCCAGAGGGTGAGGGTTTCACCGGTTTCACCCGACCAGCGATAGGTACTAATGCTGTCGGTGCTGGGCAGCACATCTACCGCCGCCCGGTCGGCATCAAATAGGGTGTTGATAACGCTGCTCTTGCCCGCCCCGGTGCGCCCCACTAGCAAAATGCGGACCGGCTTAGTCGCGACCTGCTCCACGGGTTCGGCCTGCTCCAAAATCTCCCGTAGGGTTTGGGTTTGGGCTGCGGGTAGGGGCTTAGCCGGGCCAGGCAGATCGGGGAGTTCGCCGCTGTAGAGCGCCACCGCCTGACGGTAGAGGTTGCGCAGGGTGGCCTCCCGCAGCAGGGCGTTGAGGTTTCCTAGCAGCTGCTGGTTGGCCTGGATGTTGGTCGGCTGGCTGAGGGTACGGGCCGCCGCCACCGCTGGGTTGAGCAGCCACTGGGCCCAGGTCCAAGCCTGCCAGAGCTTACGGGCCGAGGGCTCGACCTGGCGATAGACTTCATAGCCCTGCACCGCTTGACCCACGGTCACCTGCCCCAGTACCGGAGTGAGGGTTTCGATCCAGCGATCGACGTCGTCAACGGTTCCCCGCAGCAGGCCGTAGGCATCGGGCAGGTAGATATTCAGTAGCGGATATTTGACATCGGGGTGATAGGCCTGGGCCACCACCGTTACCACTTCGCGACAGCGATTCAGCAGCGGGTTCCAGTCTTCCCACACCGGGGCGTCTTGCTGGGCAGCGGTGAGAATGTCTTCTAGGGCGATCGCGGCTGAGGTCGGCACCGCTCCACCAGCCGGTATCTCGACCTCAGCCGCCGCGTCTAGCTCCTGCTGGGCCTGCTCCAGAGCCGCCTCCATTTGTTTGAGCACAGGCCGCGTCCAGTTGACCAGCAGCCAGCGCCACAACACCAACATCAGCACAATGATCGCCCAGATCCAGTTCAGGCCCCAGGTGTGAATCTGCACTGCCGCTGCCGTCACGATGAATCCGACGATCGCCACTAGCGGTAACGCCAACGCCCCCCACTGCCAGGGTTTAAATCGCACCATGGCTCCGACTCCCATTGTCCCAATGCCTCTAGTGTACGCAGAGCACGCCAAAAGCCAGGGCGCAGATAACCGAACGTCCGAGCCAATAACCCCTAGCCTAGATGTTCACGCAGCCGTCGATCAGCGGCTGTCATTGCCGTTTTGCGGGCATCCCTGACAAGAACTTCCACCCATCCGCCCATCCACCCATCCACCCACTTCCTAAGCAGGCTGCGCCAGCGGCAGATCACTCTCAGCCCCCGCCCCCTCACGCGTTGCCCCCGGCTCGGTCACCGGCAGCGGCTTGCGGGCAGAGCTAAGCTGGTTGAGCCAAAACACATCTTCGGTGCGCACTGCTTCAAACCCGGCATAGCCCAGCCACGCATCTACATTGCCCTGGCCATACTCGCGAATAAAGGGTTCCTCAAAAATGGTGCTGAGCCAGTCGGCGGCCCGCAGAGTACGCTGGTTGCCGTCGAGCAGCAGCATTTGTCCACCGGGGGTCAACAGCCGAAACGCCTCTGCGAGAATAGTTTTAGCCACGGCGGGGGGCGTTTCGTGGAACAGCAGCGTGGCGCACACCACATCAAAGGATGCCGCAGGCAAGCCCGTAGCCATGGCGTTGCCGTGGCGAAACGCCACATCGACCGCTGCCGCTTGAGCCTTGTAATTGGCCATCACCAGCATTTGAGGCGACAGGTCGAGGCCCATCACCTCGGCCTCAGGGAAGCGCCGCTTCAGCATTAGCGTGGCGGTACCGGTGCCACAGCCCAGGTCTAAAATCCGCCGAGGCTCGCCGTTGATCGCCTTGACCAGGCTCTCGCGTACCCAGGTTTCACCGGGGGGCAGCACGTACTGGGTAATGGGGTCGTAGGTGAGGGCGGCATCGACAGTCAGGTAGCCGTTCTTAATGCCGTGGAAGTTGCTGATTTTGTAGTAGTTGGGGTAGACCACTTGGGGGTTGGTGAACTGGGCCACCCCGGCTTCCCAATCGATACTGTCGCGCAGCCGCAGCAGGGCGTCGCGATCGACTAAGTGCGAAAAGATCGGCGCTAGAAACTGCTCAAACAGGGTTTTAGACTGGGTTGCCATAGGGTAAGTACCAACGCCGCGCAAACTTCCCTCAGCCTAACAAGTTCATTTCTCTCTGGCTAGGAAATAAGGGGCCAGTTAGGACACCACAGGCTTTGAGTAAGCGGCTTCTATGACTGTAAAAATGTCATAATTCTAGTCATTAGCGGTACTGATATGCCATGACCACTACCACCCAGCGCCTGACCCTAGATGAGTATCTAGCCTATGACGGCAGCGATCGCCGCTACGAGTTGGTCAATGGAGAGCTGCTACCACTGAGTCTGGGCACGGGTAGGCATGGAGCCATTATCAAGCGCTTGGAGAAGATATTTGACGCTGAAGCTGAGCGAGTTCAGAATGCTTGGACTGCTTTAGCCGGAACGGTTGGCCTACAAAGCCCCCGCAGCGACCGTTGGGACACGGTTAGAATTCCTGATGTATCGGTGCTGACCTTAGAGCAGTGGGAGGTGTTGCAAGAGCGAGAGGCCGTTATTCGTCTCAATGAGCCGCCACCGCTGCTAGTCGTAGAAGTGGTAAGCGAATCGACTAAAAGCACCGACTACCGGGCGAAACGGGCAGAATATAGCGTGCTGGATATTCCAGAATATTGGATTGTAGACCCGCTGGTAGGTAAAGTAACCATCTGCATGCTTGTAGAAGGATGGTACGAGGCTACAGAATACCAGGACCAGACTGTAGTCCAATCGTCTATTTTTCCGGAATTGGCGTTAGCCGCTGAGACTATCTTGCAGGGCTAGCATGGAGCAAAATAATGGCTTTGCACTACCGGGCTACCGATTGAGGGTAGGCTCTAGTCGCGATCGCGCCACCGTGGTCAAATTTATGGAGCGCACCTACCGCGAGCTGAACCCCCAGCAGCCAGTCGGCCACCTTGCTGACACCGTCGATCGCTTCCTCAGCCGCGACACCCCCCTCTGGTGGATCGACGAGGCCGGTGCTGATCCTGCTGCTGGCCCGGTGGCGGGCCTCTGGTTGGGGCAGGCCACTGACCAGCGCACCGGCATGCTCCATCCCTATGCTTTGCTGCTCTATGTGGTTCCCGCCCATCGGCGGCGTGGTCTGGCCACGGCCCTACTAGCGGTTGCCCACCAGTGGGCGCAGCAGCAGGGGCACAAGCAGATTAGCCTTCAGGTATTTAGCGACAACCAGGCGGCCCAGGCGCTGTATAAGTCCCTCGGCTATTACTCAGAGGCTATTTTGCTCAAAAAAACGTGGGATTCACAGCAACCCCAGTCCAAAATCGCCAATCCAAAACCTTTCTAGCGCTGATACCAACCTGCCAAAGCCAGAGCCAGAGCGTCTGCCGCATCGTCGGGCCGGGGTATGCGATCGAGGCCCAGTTCGCGGGCCACTGCCTGCTGCACATCTGACTTGTCGGCATTGCCGTAGCCTGTCAGTGCCTGCTTCACCTGGGCTGGGGTGAATTCGATATAGGGCAGACTGTGCTGGGCCAGCACCAGCATCACTACCCCCCGCGCCTGGGCCACCAAGATCGTGTTGGCCATGCGGTAAAAGAAAAATTTCTCAATCACCACCTGGTCGGGTTTGTACTGATCAAACAGGCTGTGCAGATCGGTGTAGATGGTGCAGAGGCGATCGCCCACCGGAGTTTTGGCGGGCGTCTCGATCACGCCAAAATCGACGACCGTGGCCTCGGCATGGCCTTCAAGAGCGGGTAGTGAAGTGGGGTCATCGCCGTCGATCACCCCAAATCCCAGAATGGCTAGCCCTGGGTCAAGCCCGAGAATGCGTTGACCCACAGAAACTCCTACCGTGCCCCCACGGGCTGGCGACCATTCATAGCTGCTTCGTCGGGGTCGGCCAAGCCAAACACCTTGCAGAACACCTTCTCGACCTTATAGCCCGAGTCGATGCTTTCTAAGGGGTCTTTGCGCAGGCGGTGGCGCAGGCAGAGCACAATCACCCGCTTGATGTCATCGAGGGTGACTTCGGTGCGGCCCTCGTAGGCGGCGATCGCCTTGGCAGCCCGGTTGGTGACAATATCGCCCCGCAGCCCGTCTACATCTAGCTCTGAGCACACCTCAGAAATTCGCACCCGGTCGTCGTAGTCGAGGTTGACCGAAGCTAGCCGCTGCTGGGCTTCGACCAGCTTCACCTGGAGTGCTTCCTGCTCGGCCTGGTGCTGGGCCAAGTAGGCGGCGGGGTCTTGGTCAAACTCAGAGCGCTGCTCGACAATTTGCACCCGCAGCTCGGGGTCGCGCACGGTGCGAATTTCGGCGTGCATACCAAAGCGGTCGAGGAGCTGGGGCCGCAGTTCGCCTTCCTCGGGGTTGCCCGAGCCCACCAGCACAAACTGGGCCGGGTGGCGAATGGAGATGCCTTCGCGCTCTACGGTGTTCCAGCCCGAAGCCGCAGAGTCGAGCAGCACGTCGACGAGGTGATCGTCGAGTAGGTTGACCTCATCGACGTAAAGAATGCCGCGATTGGCCTTGGCCAACAGGCCTGGCTCAAAGGCTTTAACCCCCTCAGACAGAGCTTTTTCGATGTCGATGGTGCCGCAGACCCGGTCTTCGGTGGCCCCCAGGGGCAAGTCAACCATGGGCACTTTCTTGAGGGCTACGGGCAGGTCATCGGTGCCGCGCTCAGACCACACGTCGCGGTCTTGAGGCGAACGGCTGAAGGGGTCGTCGGCCACCACCTCGATTTCGGGCAGCAGGTCGGCCAACGCGCGAATGGTGGTGGATTTGCCGGTGCCGCGATCGCCCATGATCATCACCCCGCCAATTTTGGGGTCAATGACGTTGAGCAGCAGGGCCAGCTTCATGTCGTCTTGGCCAATCACGGCGGTGAAGGGAAATACCGCGCGGCGGGCAGGGGCAAAGGTAGCGGGTGGGGTCGCAACAGTAGAATTCACAGGCGTT is a genomic window of Nodosilinea sp. E11 containing:
- a CDS encoding GTPase family protein: MVRFKPWQWGALALPLVAIVGFIVTAAAVQIHTWGLNWIWAIIVLMLVLWRWLLVNWTRPVLKQMEAALEQAQQELDAAAEVEIPAGGAVPTSAAIALEDILTAAQQDAPVWEDWNPLLNRCREVVTVVAQAYHPDVKYPLLNIYLPDAYGLLRGTVDDVDRWIETLTPVLGQVTVGQAVQGYEVYRQVEPSARKLWQAWTWAQWLLNPAVAAARTLSQPTNIQANQQLLGNLNALLREATLRNLYRQAVALYSGELPDLPGPAKPLPAAQTQTLREILEQAEPVEQVATKPVRILLVGRTGAGKSSVINTLFDADRAAVDVLPSTDSISTYRWSGETGETLTLWDSPGYEQVDRADYRDQLLDCARQADLLLLVTPALDPALQMDADLLSDMRQEVPDLPTIVVVTQVDRLRPLREWQPPYDWQGGDRPKEIAMREAIQYRQDQLGKLASNPGVTGGGLSILPLVTRDSETQRPGWNGQALAEALGELIDPAKELRLARFLRDREAKVNAAARLIDRYRLQMSTTQGLAAFLKSPVLQFLATLTTGTPTLAYLLAEQIPVEQLPVVIGKLQLAYDLFKVVDADNAQLDLLTLWPLLLEHNHPPDRAAWAFGHALWEFWSQGLTIDATRQRVEHYLAQ
- a CDS encoding class I SAM-dependent methyltransferase, whose amino-acid sequence is MATQSKTLFEQFLAPIFSHLVDRDALLRLRDSIDWEAGVAQFTNPQVVYPNYYKISNFHGIKNGYLTVDAALTYDPITQYVLPPGETWVRESLVKAINGEPRRILDLGCGTGTATLMLKRRFPEAEVMGLDLSPQMLVMANYKAQAAAVDVAFRHGNAMATGLPAASFDVVCATLLFHETPPAVAKTILAEAFRLLTPGGQMLLLDGNQRTLRAADWLSTIFEEPFIREYGQGNVDAWLGYAGFEAVRTEDVFWLNQLSSARKPLPVTEPGATREGAGAESDLPLAQPA
- a CDS encoding Uma2 family endonuclease, whose product is MTTTTQRLTLDEYLAYDGSDRRYELVNGELLPLSLGTGRHGAIIKRLEKIFDAEAERVQNAWTALAGTVGLQSPRSDRWDTVRIPDVSVLTLEQWEVLQEREAVIRLNEPPPLLVVEVVSESTKSTDYRAKRAEYSVLDIPEYWIVDPLVGKVTICMLVEGWYEATEYQDQTVVQSSIFPELALAAETILQG
- a CDS encoding GNAT family N-acetyltransferase, producing MEQNNGFALPGYRLRVGSSRDRATVVKFMERTYRELNPQQPVGHLADTVDRFLSRDTPLWWIDEAGADPAAGPVAGLWLGQATDQRTGMLHPYALLLYVVPAHRRRGLATALLAVAHQWAQQQGHKQISLQVFSDNQAAQALYKSLGYYSEAILLKKTWDSQQPQSKIANPKPF
- the ruvC gene encoding crossover junction endodeoxyribonuclease RuvC; this encodes MGQRILGLDPGLAILGFGVIDGDDPTSLPALEGHAEATVVDFGVIETPAKTPVGDRLCTIYTDLHSLFDQYKPDQVVIEKFFFYRMANTILVAQARGVVMLVLAQHSLPYIEFTPAQVKQALTGYGNADKSDVQQAVARELGLDRIPRPDDAADALALALAGWYQR
- the bchI gene encoding magnesium chelatase ATPase subunit I, giving the protein MAQWKTVLNFAVTSKTPVNSTVATPPATFAPARRAVFPFTAVIGQDDMKLALLLNVIDPKIGGVMIMGDRGTGKSTTIRALADLLPEIEVVADDPFSRSPQDRDVWSERGTDDLPVALKKVPMVDLPLGATEDRVCGTIDIEKALSEGVKAFEPGLLAKANRGILYVDEVNLLDDHLVDVLLDSAASGWNTVEREGISIRHPAQFVLVGSGNPEEGELRPQLLDRFGMHAEIRTVRDPELRVQIVEQRSEFDQDPAAYLAQHQAEQEALQVKLVEAQQRLASVNLDYDDRVRISEVCSELDVDGLRGDIVTNRAAKAIAAYEGRTEVTLDDIKRVIVLCLRHRLRKDPLESIDSGYKVEKVFCKVFGLADPDEAAMNGRQPVGAR